A part of Patescibacteria group bacterium genomic DNA contains:
- a CDS encoding transketolase C-terminal domain-containing protein → MLNLSLKLNPKLFDKDVEQLPTRKGFGEGLLLAGEADKNVVGLCADLTESTQMHLFRKKFPERFVEMGVAEQNMVTVASGMAAMGKIPFCTSYAMFNPGRNWEQIRTTICYNDRPVKIVGSHSGVSVGADGGTHQAIEDIALMRVLPRMVVISPCDAIEAKKATLAIAKNNTPVYLRLAREKTPIMTTEATPFEIGKAQVFFAPEKGNAEVGIVATGALVHKALEAARKLEGEGVRVKVLNFGTIKPLDEKALVDLAHETGAIVTVEEHQMAGGFGSAVAECLARRMPVPIEFIGVADQFGQSGTPEELIEHYKMGSSHIKEAARKVLKRKR, encoded by the coding sequence ATGTTAAATTTAAGTTTAAAATTAAATCCGAAACTTTTCGACAAAGACGTCGAGCAACTGCCCACTCGCAAAGGGTTCGGCGAGGGACTTCTCCTTGCTGGAGAGGCAGATAAAAATGTGGTGGGGTTGTGTGCCGATTTGACTGAATCGACCCAGATGCATTTGTTTAGGAAAAAATTTCCAGAGCGATTTGTGGAGATGGGCGTGGCGGAACAAAACATGGTGACGGTGGCGAGTGGGATGGCGGCCATGGGAAAAATTCCTTTTTGCACGTCGTATGCCATGTTTAATCCGGGAAGAAACTGGGAACAGATTCGCACGACTATTTGCTACAACGACCGACCAGTAAAAATTGTTGGTTCACACTCTGGAGTTTCTGTCGGGGCCGATGGCGGAACGCATCAGGCGATTGAAGACATTGCGCTCATGCGCGTCTTGCCAAGGATGGTGGTGATTTCACCATGCGATGCCATTGAGGCAAAAAAAGCTACGCTGGCGATTGCCAAAAATAACACGCCGGTGTATTTACGATTGGCTCGTGAAAAAACTCCGATTATGACAACCGAAGCTACGCCGTTTGAAATAGGGAAGGCACAGGTTTTCTTTGCTCCAGAAAAAGGCAACGCTGAAGTTGGGATTGTGGCGACGGGAGCACTGGTTCATAAGGCGCTCGAAGCGGCACGAAAATTAGAGGGAGAAGGCGTTCGGGTAAAAGTTTTAAATTTTGGCACGATTAAACCGCTTGATGAAAAAGCTTTGGTTGATTTGGCGCACGAAACCGGAGCGATCGTCACTGTAGAAGAACACCAAATGGCAGGAGGTTTTGGTTCGGCAGTGGCAGAATGTTTGGCGCGTCGGATGCCGGTGCCGATTGAATTTATCGGTGTGGCAGATCAGTTTGGACAGTCAGGAACTCCAGAAGAATTAATTGAACACTATAAAATGGGTTCGAGTCATATCAAAGAAGCGGCCAGAAAAGTTTTGAAAAGGAAAAGATAA